A genomic region of Palaemon carinicauda isolate YSFRI2023 chromosome 22, ASM3689809v2, whole genome shotgun sequence contains the following coding sequences:
- the LOC137616480 gene encoding uncharacterized protein, with translation MRRAVILLSLVAAVLADKDFSEKYTFTKVMASCLGEDAYYDYLAQVGTAQRECQQLPVSSLQTVGYPYYHQPGYLNSPAGYSPHIQHPFRHQQHSGPIFGVPQGYPQYHLLQKRESDGNVSTGAAPKKPFFDQYYLLDSINTITASLSNYTCVLHKLGLIDEYLNLQVDNYIQQINQKPISQELKKDLADGATYCRDLTYCLPLERLKSPLPLNLQRLLLAMKCEKETRTDACFKEDIRKNIHEFDLSLFPEDDTQESKLNKLSAIVMEADSVDELQVL, from the exons ATGCGTCGAGCTGTGATTCTATTATCACTGGTGGCCGCCGTCCTGGCTGACAAGGATTTCTCAGAGAAATACACCTTCACCAAG GTCATGGCAAGCTGCCTTGGAGAAGATGCGTACTACGACTACTTGGCACAAGTTGGCACTGCCCAGAGAGAGTGCCAACAGCTTCCGGTGTCAAGTCTGCAGACAGTTGGTTATCCTTACTACCATCAACCT GGATACCTGAACAGCCCGGCCGGTTACTCTCCACACATACAACATCCTTTCCGACATCAACAACATTCAGGACCAATCTTTGGGGTACCACAAGGGTATCCTCAGTACCA tctCCTACAGAAACGTGAATCCGATGGGAACGTATCTACAGGAGCTGCCCCAAAGAAGCCCTTCTTTGACCAGTATTATCTCCTGGATTCTATCAACACCATCACCGCCTCCCTCAGCAACTACACTTGCGTCCTCCATAAACTGGGTCTC ATTGACGAATACCTCAATTTGCAAGTTGACAACTACATCCAACAAATCAATCAGAAGCCAATTAGCCAAGAACTCAAGAAGGATCTTGCAGATGGAGCCACCTACTGCAGGGATCTAACT TATTGTCTACCTCTGGAGAGGCTCAAGTCTCCCCTCCCTCTGAACCTGCAACGCCTCCTGCTGGCTATGAAGTGCGAAAAGGAGACAAGGACTGACGCCTGCTTCAAGGAGGACATCAGGAAAAACATCCATGAGTTTGACCTTTCCTTATTCCCCGAGGACGACACCCAGGAGAGCAAGCTGAATAAACTCTCGGCCATCGTCATGGAAGCAGATTCAGTAGACGAACTGCAAGTTCTTTGA